One Schistocerca nitens isolate TAMUIC-IGC-003100 chromosome 1, iqSchNite1.1, whole genome shotgun sequence DNA segment encodes these proteins:
- the LOC126248107 gene encoding catalase: MSRDPATDQLVNYKKGVKSEEDQGKITTGSGNPVDSHTASLTAGPKGPILLQDFTLIDELAHFDRERIPERVVHAKGAGAFGYFEVTHDISAYCKAKIFSEIGKRTPLAVRFSTVGGESGSADTVRDPRGFAVKFYTEEGIWDLVGNNTPIFFIRDPIFFPVFIHTQKRNPETHLKDVDMFWDFITLRPESTHQVMFLFSDRGIPDGYRHMNGYGSHTFKLVNAKNEAVYCKFHYKTDQKIKNLPAKQAGDLSGSDPDYSIRDLYNAIATGNYPSWTMYIQVMTFKQAENWKFNPFDLTKVWPHDEFPLIPVGKIVLNRNAKNYFAEVEQIAFSPAHMVPGIEPSPDKMLQGRLFSYSDTHRHRLGPNYLQLPVNCPYRSKIANYQRDGPQALYNQDGAPNYFPNSFGGPIEVPSVGLSKFTTVGDVQRYNTDDDDNVSQPAVFWKKTLNEQERQRLVDNIVDHLRHAVGFIQERAVKNFAKVDAEFGKRLLEGLRKHGQGNFQANL; encoded by the exons TCAGAAGAAGACCAGGGGAAAATCACAACAGGCAGTGGTAATCCTGTTGACAGCCATACAGCCAGTCTAACAGCAGGTCCAAAAGGACCTATTCTGCTGCAAGACTTTACGCTTATTGATGAACTTGCCCACTTCGATCGTGAACGCATCCCAGAAAGAGTTGTACATGCCAAGGGTGCAG GTGCTTTTGGGTACTTTGAAGTTACACATGATATTTCAGCTTACTGTAaggcaaaaatattttctgaaattggAAAGAGGACACCATTAGCTGTTAGGTTCTCCACTGTGGGAGGTGAGAGTGGGTCAGCTGATACTGTAAG GGATCCCCGTGGATTTGCAGTCAAGTTTTACACTGAAGAAGGTATTTGGGATTTGGTGGGCAACAACACCCCCATCTTCTTCATAAGAGACCCAATATTTTTCCCAGTCTTCATACACACTCAGAAGAGGAATCCAGAAACTCATCTGAAG GATGTTGACATGTTTTGGGACTTCATAACACTTAGACCAGAGAGCACCCATCAGGTCATGTTCCTCTTCTCTGACAGAGGAATCCCAGATGGATATCGCCACATGAATGGCTATGGTTCACACACGTTCAAGTTGGTCAATGCCAAGAATGAAGCTGTTTATTGCAAATTCCATTATAAG AcggatcaaaaaataaaaaatcttccaGCAAAACAGGCTGGTGATCTATCTGGAAGTGACCCTGATTATTCAATCAGGGATCTCTACAATGCTATTGCAACAGGAAACTATCCCTCGTGGACTATGTACATACAAGTCATGACGTTTAAGCAGGCTGAGAACTGGAAATTCAATCCATTTGATCTCACTAAG gtTTGGCCACACGACGAGTTTCCACTCATCCCAGTGGGCAAAATTGTGCTGAATCGCAACGCCAAAAATTATTTTGCAGAGGTGGAACAGATAGCGTTTAGTCCTGCCCATATGGTTCCAGGAATTGAGCCTAGCCCTGACAAAATGCTGCAG ggaagactgttttcttattctGACACTCACAGACACCGTTTGGGACCCAACTATTTGCAACTGCCTGTGAACTGTCCTTATCGCTCGAAGATTGCAAACTACCAACGGGATGGGCCACAAGCTCTTTACAATCAAGATGGTGCTCCAAACTACTTTCCAAACAGTTTTGGGGGACCCATTGAAGTTCCAAGTGTTGGTCTTTCGAAGTTTACAACAGTTGGAGATGTCCAAAG gTACAACACAGATGATGATGACAATGTATCTCAACCAGCTGTCTTCTGGAAGAAGACATTAAATGAACAAGAACGCCAGCGTCTTGTTGACAACATAGTGGACCACTTGAGACATGCTGTAGGATTCATTCAG GAGAGAGCAGTCAAAAATTTTGCAAAAGTTGATGCTGAATTTGGGAAAAGACTTCTGGAGGGTCTTCGCAAACACGGCCAAGGCAATTTCCAGGCCAATCTGTAA